The proteins below come from a single Denticeps clupeoides chromosome 15, fDenClu1.1, whole genome shotgun sequence genomic window:
- the LOC114765342 gene encoding ADP-ribosylation factor 4: MGLTISSLFSKLFGKKQMRILMVGLDAAGKTTILYKLKLGEIVTTIPTIGFNVETVEYKNICFTVWDVGGQDKIRPLWRHYFQNTQGLIFVVDSNDRERVAESAEELSKMLQEDELRDAVLLVFANKQDLPNAMAVSDLTDKLGLQTLRSRTWHVQATCATQGTGLYEGLDWLSNELSKR, from the exons ATGGGCCTCACGATCTCGTCGCTGTTTTCGAAGCTCTTCGGCAAGAAGCAGATGAGGATATTGATGG TTGGTTTAGATGCTGCTGGCAAAACCACCATTCTCTACAAGCTGAAGCTGGGGGAGATCGTAACCACCATTCCTACTATTG GCTTTAATGTGGAGACCGTGGAGTACAAGAATATTTGTTTCACTGTATGGGATGTGGGCGGCCAAGACAAAATTCGGCCGCTCTGGAGACATTACTTTCAGAACACACAG GGTCTTATCTTCGTGGTGGACAGCAATGACCGAGAGAGAGTTGCAGAATCCGCTGAGGAGTTGTCCAAAATG CTGCAGGAGGATGAGCTGAGGGATGCCGTCCTGCTGGTGTTTGCTAACAAACAGGACCTTCCCAATGCCATGGCAGTGAGTGACCTGACAGACAAACTGGGTCTACAGACCCTGCGTTCTAGAACT TGGCACGTCCAGGCAACCTGTGCGACCCAGGGCACGGGTCTATATGAAGGGCTGGACTGGTTATCCAACGAACTGTCGAAGCGTTAG
- the cfap54 gene encoding cilia- and flagella-associated protein 54 isoform X5: MSSKQSAQALEFLLWASVCLEVSIPLLNAHFVTWRATLYCAVCQCYYEEHHSAEAEVFARRALKKMSDLETLERMSGSEVTVESQLAYKEASVKLTAMVFKRSVFETRRTYKCLLKSEQIEEIQNVPWPRNSTEHLLMEMFQGDAAQFLAMMEALWDTTRRPLQVGLPKEPDIQEVMLELLFAGVRLLSGNGSSRNRICNSRLPSCVNGISTSLTLMELAAAGEDKISVEAAVKFVKLLFLYEQWHMFSHLSHGLQQVLSEMKADNYRKAELELTLLEAVAPLISPRKFQRPNSKDENTKQLKVKIGPSEILSLVQALHVSVCTSQQDIQPDGDLVVDIILFLWSKCKPLFQKRQESHQCPVYYLGKKKEHDKWLKILLMLNEVAYMCNLVETDPWLAAEVTFRLATVLENSASSPLHYGRRTATTEDSSLDCTSVDKHSTSSISLMSPNEQLQIARDVLEKGIEALSRGRTRFLPSDGSAIVDKVFMHKYGKFDRTSFGGGEPANFSFSLLQDVHLELLVLQHRVELQLQNTTPETVLLERIGKNKISRALFLTQKALLSYRNDQRNTQDLLEQVVLLLEKAEQDEKRLFTCSAAAEEKSKAPPPPVLQSRSNHTMVFKPASYALEDQVSWYQIFGRKVEGNDMKVRLGDCQLIGTGDMIPSVGECLLSVEGLQCHQNYIFSVAAYDAQGNLVGGTIGKSTKPILASLPLPLLNSWAYLAQAAYQTAQPVLAMRACSEIWSHFTHPTTPSSDNDAPAFNMEGLSPIRLRMEILHLSSAHLQQLFFSCIFIQTDIHVQELVLYCNSLCDEGPLIWKQKARLAESEHVMVAMDLALWLNDHSGALQAVVQCYGLLVPFLYHHIQSEAVVQTLMKCLLVLLEICDVLKEKRPNATAKALHHMVAAITYYIAKGLHHFKEDSMAVAVIEQGKRLLQEMTELTEPSVKQDIGEKRSLSLPVNAELEVQLKALEVLTNRGVTSLHSGPWNRDTNTEPAVLYSVVEVQPLKLAFKEVMKVRGELCFLELTVLLFQRALRENQQQLLLQWEQDVFSWLSRRDKNLTGVKLTRTSNKKELKEFTTSVIEYDNKKSPKAQTSKTNEKNQKKILLSALKEDEPTKIEQMAVDTLLFKLFPLVQKWRRRRHPRQVCADECHWRCHLNLSLAHAHLGHLYHSLHYNQDNRTELCYNQLPSSFFSLSCTGILLKWKTMPQSGRFASLPAEAPKYRPQAKSNTKMNKSSEYLQNGKRSYEEGSDTAETDKATDLESPHMPSQFMEQPADSPRSPSLPHQHLDILNLALVHLRRAMVLAHRIADWSSLVCVCSVLWDQFIVVTGLIETGQVTDLSMEQFYKVITPLLVLAADFLMDMMDHKQLWNVYVEEDTELKYSLHFSTPLDDVTQVDLRWLRSLTLDTLELLHYQAKWETLVHLALKYNHYTRERYTHMITPLMVHAQRMLVERIKFCGGPPVPQPHFLRTREITKDIISCRNYVGRQLLLGWTPGSKSYASTSEPLPLAERQRAMCLVCVPLDVEDTLQCFREVQHKTQHATCSFQHSRTLLLQFLAHNQHYIGQSFYKKRDGQALDKVELNVVASTVASINPPDLSTEDFSSQASIYSCPLPPSQLTTVLSSYLRAIDGLTSKHHSLGVLAQHDLGNLHFYNGNLRAAHSCWNKALGCALQISEMSDPWDSLSCRSPEEILKHAGIWGCLQAAVLMTKIAQYILTSDIGQRTKCCLLAAHLFKCLLAASMPHPKDDISYISYTLDSDVVPGLDLFSEPHRGDIGSTVSSITFLSHWLYSTGHLITMQPVLCLYLYMVDKVCRDTPRTIKCRILKVRSLAELGMFQQAVREMNRLINAEDLPRPYGSNHNAERTMEITEFCDRKKITDSANLQSLEDLVKRKVTSDIRVLYGPKLCLRLLLAQAQLILALCKTVHNLPDSLEPEPTEPTDVQDSEMSRRSTSPDLLFDPQKQFTPGRVKALLLSEVSSMIALHLPSNHAHIKDPEELELSVDTIMLLSAVYLEQGKTAGSIELVICAMRLLDSAMLKSNPSCTTTAQPPEPSRSTVKLKKCHQERISKADWPLKENLTDFPQGEEARERMNLSLWLNCRLALVQSLVTHFPVTSIMPSKQSNLMASKCLAEGLQEAEALKDRDTQALLLLQGVILDTLQGQPRESRDKLLQEAVTLLSGHRNRSLRSDLVLAKATLMLCNLRNSRDQSLLVFNQKLLKKQLFALGESIDLEEGGTVLIPSSPGFQNIYHPQLLLLAKTTMSLGVCVAVKTITDHSEEGAELDQPLLLAHRVLDSALQLTQAAANGDSQLEADIYYCMGMVEKHLVSLGGLQPHSVAQTFMRSITVCTTHNLNLLQVRRCYLEMALLFLQQWQRSYPGAQNQLTSTPNGQNNGSLTEEVCQLLSWLCVRTAKEIAEANANCSHLLDAMNSSHEHISSIALKSLPLFVTSGMNSESPLSLGLSTEPGLSSGTSRELIWADLSHYYTHLTNLLNISLRSVGPECLDGLVSLLEDSTISLRLVHLQTFFSSFLPSYKESCLSLQLPISVIQQPNFIQSKQANIEMYPWAAAKAGQLCIQWHQQSLEKTENNQKQILLFYAFNKTTDAVTVADLQVGQYVVSLYRLNGVHDQLHRACMSLNRPTPPPQTSTASLKPRLSETPDKGTHSEPQQQVSGDTHGNIPHFLCTYFLTHNVITLLKAQTYRIAQQQLRTEFEQQCRCLVSVYQVQLEESCCFEIRNLLVQPQCQSTCPSEVPFEVNLQTLQDLERCFNPSRGATLEEEALVTWILSLLQPMKQ; encoded by the exons TTCTTAAGAGTGAACAGATTGAAGAGATCCAAAAT GTACCCTGGCCTCGTAATTCAACAGAGCATCTTCTGATGGAGATGTTTCAAGGCGATGCAGCTCAGTTTCTGGCAATGATGGAAGCGCTGTGGGACACCACTCGCCGCCCGCTCCAAGTTGGCCTCCCTAAAGAGCCTGACATCCAGGAGGTGATGCTGGAGCTTCTGTTTGCTGGTGTCAGGTTACTGTCTG GTAATGGAAGCTCCAGAAATCGCATCTGTAACAGTAGACTTCCATCCTGTGTGAATGGAATCAGCACCTCTTTGACCCTAATGGAACTGGCAGCAGCAG GGGAGGATAAGATCTCAGTAGAAGCTgcagtgaaatttgtaaaaCTGCTGTTTCTCTATGAGCAGTGGCACATGTTCTCACACCTGTCACATGGCCTTCAACAAGTCCTATCA GAAATGAAAGCTGATAATTACAGAAAGGCTGAGTTAGAACTGACCCTGCTGGAAGCTGTGGCACCTCTGATCTCTCCAAGGAAATTCCAGAGACCAAACTCTAAAGATG AGAATACCAAGCAGCTGAAAGTGAAAATTGGACCCTCTGAAATTCTAAGTTTGGTTCAGGCTCTGCATGTCAGTGTATGCACATCTCAACAG GATATACAGCCAGATGGGGATCTAGTGGTGGACATTATTCTTTTTCTGTGGTCCAAATGTAAACCGCTGTTCCAGAAACGTCAGGAAAGCCACCAATGTCCTGTTTATTACCTAGGCAAGAAGAAGGAGCATGATAAG TGGTTAAAGATCTTATTAATGCTGAATGAAGTGGCCTATATGTGTAATTTGGTGGAAACTGACCCATGGCTGGCAGCGGAGGTGACATTCAGACTTGCCACAGTCCTGGAAAACAGTGCCAGCAGTCCACTCCATTATGGGAGAAGAACAG CCACAACTGAAGACAGTAGCCTGGACTGCACATCAGTAGATAAGCACAGCACGTCATCCATAAGTTTAATG TCCCCTAATGAGCAGCTGCAGATTGCAAGGGATGTCCTCGAGAAAGGAATAGAGGCCCTCTCACGTGGCAGGACCAGGTTTTTGCCTTCAGATGGATCAGCTATTGTTGATAAGGtcttcatgcat AAATATGGAAAGTTTGATAGAACTTCATTTGGTGGGGGGGAACCAGCCAACTTCAGCTTCTCCCTTTTACAAGACGTACACCTGGAATTGCTAGTGCTTCAGCACAGAGTTGAGCTCCAGCTGCAGAATACCACCCCAG AAACTGTACTTCTGGAGAGGATTGGGAAGAACAAGATCTCCAGAGCACTCTTCTTGACTCAGAAGGCTCTGCTTTCTTATAGAAATGATCAGAGAAATACACAGGACCTACTTGAG caggttgtgttgttgttggagaAAGCAGAGCAGGATGAGAAGAGGCTGTTTACTTGCAGTGCTGCAGCAGAAGAGAAGAGTAAAGCACCTCCACCTCCAGTCCTGCAGTCTCGCTCCAACCACACCATGGTCTTCAAACCTGCATCCTATGCCTTGGAGGATCAG GTTTCCTGGTACCAGATATTCGGACGAAAGGTAGAGGGCAATGACATGAAAGTTAGACTGGGAGATTGCCAACTGATTGGCACAGGAGACATG ATACCTTCTGTAGGGGAGTGTCTGCTTTCTGTTGAGGGTCTACAGTGTCACCAGAATTACATCTTTTCAGTAGCAGCCTACGATGCCCAGGGCAATCTGGTGGGTGGCACCATTGGTAAAAGTACCAAGCCAATATTGGCATCCCTGCCATTACCCTTACTGAACTCTTGGGCATACCTTGCACAG GCAGCATATCAGACTGCCCAACCTGTGCTGGCTATGAGAGCATGCAGTGAGATTTGGAGCCACTTCACTCACCCCACCACACCATCAAGTGACAATGATGCTCCTGCATTCAACATGGAGGGACTATCTCCAATCAG GCTGAGAATGGAGATCTTGCATCTCTCCTCTGCACATTTGCAGCAGCTATTCTTCTCATGTATCTTCATACAAACGGACATACATGTTCAGGAGTTGGTGCTGTACTGCAACTCTCTCTGTGACGAGGGCCCACTCATCTGGAAACAG AAGGCCAGGCTGGCTGAGAGTGAACATGTGATGGTGGCCATGGATCTGGCTCTGTGGCTCAACGACCACAGTGGCGCCCTGCAAGCTGTAGTTCAGTGTTATGGGCTGTTGGTTCCCTTCCTGTATCACCACATCCAGTCCGAGGCTGTTGTGCAG ACACTGATGAAGTGCCTGTTGGTTCTGCTGGAGATTTGTGATGtgctgaaagaaaaaagacCTAATGCCACAGCAAAGGCTCTGCATCACATGGTGGCAGCTATCACTTATTATATAGCCAAG GGCCTACACCACTTTAAAGAGGACTCTATGGCTGTGGCAGTGATTGAACAGGGAAAGAGACTTTTGCAAGAAATGACAGAATTGACAGAACCATCTGTGAAGCAAGACATT ggagagaagaggagtCTGAGTCTACCAGTAAATGCAGAGCTAGAAGTACAGCTCAAAGCCCTGGAAGTTCTGACCAACAGAGGAGTCACGTCGCTGCACAGTGGGCCCTGGAATAGAG ATACGAACACTGAGCCTGCTGTCCTGTATAGTGTGGTAGAAGTCCAGCCCCTGAAACTGGCCTTCAAAGAAG TGATGAAGGTCAGAGGGGAGCTGTGCTTCTTGGAGCTCACTGTCCTCCTGTTTCAGAGAGCTCTAAGAGAGAATCAGCAGCAACTTCTGCTGCAGTGGGAGCAGGATGTCTTCAGCTGGCTAAGCAG GCGAGATAAGAATCTGACTGGGGTTAAACTGACAAGGACTTCTAACAAAAAAGAGCTAAAAGAGTTCACCACATCTGTTATTGAGTACGACAATAAAAAG AGTCCAAAGGCCCAGACCTCAAAGACTAATGAGAAGAATCAGAAGAAGATTTTGTTGTCTGCTCTCAAGGAAGATGAGCCAACTAAAAT agaGCAAATGGCAGTGGATACACTGCTGTTCAAGTTGTTTCCATTGGTTCAGAAGTGGCGCCGCCGCCGTCATCCTAGGCAGGTCTGCGCCGACGAGTGCCATTGGCGCTGCCACCTCAACCTCAGTCTGGCCCACGCCCACCTAGGCCACCTATATCACAGTCTGCATTACAATCAAGACAACAGAACAGAGCTTTG CTACAACCAACTCCCATCATCTTTTTTCTCACTGAGTTGCACTGGTATCCTTTTGAAGTGGAAAACCATGCCCCAGTCTGGAAGATTCGCCAGCCTTCCAGCAGAAGCCCCAAAATATAGACCCCAGGCTAAATCCAATACTAAGATGAACAAGTCCAGCGAATACTTACAGA ATGGTAAAAGGAGCTATGAAGAGGGATCAGACACTGCAGAAACAGACAAGGCCACTGACCTAGAATCTCCACACATGCCGAGTCAATTCATGGAGCAGCCAGCAGATTCCCCCAGATCCCCTTCCTTGCCCCATCAGCACCTGGACATTCTGAACCTGGCTTTAGTGCACCTCAGGAGGGCTATG GTGCTGGCCCATCGTATAGCTGACTGGTCatctctggtatgtgtgtgcagtgttttgTGGGACCAGTTCATTGTGGTAACTGGACTGATAGAGACAGGACAGGTAACAGATCTGAGTATGGAGCAGTTCTATAAAGTGATTACCCCTCTGCTGGTGCTAGCTGCAGACTTTCTGATGGACATGATGGACCATAAACAG CTGTGGAATGTCTATGTGGAGGAGGACACAGAACTGAAGTACAGCCTGCATTTCTCCACACCACTGGATGATGTAACACAGGTGGACCTACGGTGGCTCCGGAGCCTGACCCTGGACACACTGGAGCTGCTGCACTACCAGGCCAAATGGGAGACTCTGGTCCACTTGGCCCTAAAATACAACCACTACACGAG GGAACGTTATACACATATGATCACTCCTCTGATGGTCCACGCCCAAAGAATGCTAGTGGAGAGGATCAAGTTTTGTGGTGGCCCACCAGTACCGCAGCCACATTTCCTCAGGACCAGAGAGATCACAAAGGACATT aTCAGCTGTAGAAACTATGTGGGCAGGCAGCTGCTTTTAGGGTGGACCCCTGGCAGTAAGAGCTACGCCAGCACTTCAGAGCCCCTGCCACTTGCAG AGCGTCAGAGGGCtatgtgtctggtgtgtgtgccACTGGATGTTGAGGACACCCTACAGTGTTTCAGAGAGGTGCAACACAAGACCCAGCATGCAACCTGCTCCTTCCAGCACAGTCGCACACTGCTCCTGCAGTTTCTGGCTCATAATCAGCATT ACATTGGGCAGTCTTTCTATAAGAAGAGGGATGGTCAGGCTCTGGATAAAGTGGAACTCAATGTTGTAGCCAGCACTGTGGCCTCCATTAATCCACCTGATCTGAGCACAGAAGACTTCAGCTCTCAGGCCTCTATTTACAGCTGCCCCTTACCTCCATCCCAGCTGACGACAGTGCTGTCGTCCTACCTTAGAGCTATCG ACGGCCTTACAAGCAAGCATCACTCCCTCGGGGTCTTGGCCCAACACGACTTGGGGaacttacatttttataatggaAATTTaag AGCCGCGCACTCATGCTGGAATAAGGCCCTAGGCTGTGCCCTGCAAATCTCAGAAATGTCAGACCCATGGGATAGCCTTTCCTGCCGATCTCCAGAGGAGATCCTAAAGCATGCTGGGATATGGGGTTGCCTTCAGGCAGCTGTGCTTATGACCAAAATTGCCCA ATACATCCTCACATCAGATATCGGACAGCGCACCAAATGCTGTCTGCTTGCGGCACATTTGTTCAAG TGTTTGTTGGCAGCCTCCATGCCACACCCTAAAGATGACATTTCTTACATCTCCTACACTCTGGACTCGGATGTTGTTCCAGGACTGGATCTCTTCTCTGAGCCCCATCGTGGGGACATCGGCTCTACTGTTTCCAGTATCACTTTCCTCTCCCATTGGCTCTACAGCACAGGGCACCTCATCACG ATGCAGCCTGTCCTTTGCCTTTACCTGTACATGGTGGACAAAGTATGCAGAGACACACCGCGAACCATCAAATGCAGGATTCTGAAG GTTCGGTCCCTTGCGGAGCTGGGCATGTTCCAACAAGCAGTGAGAGAGATGAATCGCCTCATCAATGCAGAGGACCTTCCCCGGCCATATGGCTCCAACCACAATGCAGAGAGAACCATG GAAATTACAGAGTTTTGTGACAGAAAGAAAATTACGGATTCTGCCAACCTGCAG TCTCTTGAAGATCTGGTCAAAAGGAAGGTGACATCAGATATCAGAGTACTGTATGGCCCCAAGTTGTGTTTGAGGCTTCTTCTGGCTCAAGCACAGCTCATTTTAGCCCTGTGTAAGACAGTCCACAACCTGCCAGATTCTCTGGAACCAG AACCCACTGAACCCACTGATGTTCAGGACAGTGAAATGAGCAGAAGGTCTACCTCCCCAGATCTTCTTTTTGACCCTCAGAAGCAGTTCACACCTGGCAGAGTCAAG GCTTTGCTTCTGAGTGAAGTTAGCAGTATGATCGCTCTTCATCTCCCTTCCAATCACGCACATATAAAGGACCCTGAGGAACTTGAGCTCTCAGTAGACACCATAATGCTACTGTCTGCAGTCTACCTAGAGCAAGGCAAAACTGCTGGCAG TATAGAACTGGTGATTTGTGCAATGAGACTGCTGGACTCTGCCATGCTGAAAAGCAACCCATCTTGCACTACGACCGCACAACCCCCAGAGCCCTCACGCTCCACAGTCAAACTTAAGAAG TGTCACCAAGAAAGAATATCCAAGGCAGACTGGCCTCTTAAGGAAAATTTAACTGACTTCCCTCAAGGAGAGGAGGCCAGAGAAAGGATGAATTTGTCTCTATGGTTGAACTGCAGGCTGGCACTGGTGCAAAGCCTGGTGACTCACTTCCCTGTCACTTCCATCATGCCCA GTAAGCAGAGTAACCTGATGGCAAGTAAATGCCTAGCAGAAGGTCTGCAAGAGGCTGAGGCTCTGAAGGACCGGGACACACAGGCTCTGCTTTTGCTGCAGGGGGTCATTCTGGACACACTGCAGGGCCAACCCAGAGAAAGCAGGGACAAACTGCTGCAG gaagCCGTGACTCTGCTGTCTGGACACAGAAATCGGTCTCTTCGTTCTGACCTTGTTTTGGCCAAAGCCACACTAATGCTTTGTAATCTTAGAAACTCAAGGGACCAGAGCCTCCTGGTGTTCAATCAGAAACTTCTGAAGAAGCAG CTCTTTGCCCTGGGTGAGTCTATAGATCTGGAAGAGGGTGGTACAGTACTGATACCCTCAAGTCCAGGATTTCAGAATATATATCACCCACAGCTTCTTCTGCTGGCCAAAACCACCATGAGCTTGG GTGTCTGTGTGGCCGTAAAGACCATAACTGACCATTCAGAGGAGGGCGCTGAATTAGATCAGCCTTTGCTTTTGGCTCACAGGGTGTTGGACTCTGCCCTGCAACTCACTCAGGCTGCAGCTAATGGAGATTCTCAACTGGAGGCAGACATTTACTACTGTATGG GTATGGTAGAAAAACATCTGGTCTCCCTTGGAGGCCTCCAGCCACATTCAGTGGCCCAGACCTTTATGAGGAGCATCACCGTCTGTACAACCCATAACCTCAATTTACT GCAGGTCCGTCGCTGCTACTTGGAGATGGCATTACTTTTCCTGCAGCAGTGGCAGCGCAGCTATCCTGGAGCACAAAACCAACTCACTTCAACACCCAATGgacaaaat AATGGAAGTCTTACAGAGGAGGTATGTCAGTTGCTCAGCTGGCTCTGTGTGAGAACAGCCAAAGAG ATAGCAGAGGCTAATGCCAACTGTTCCCATCTGCTTGATGCCATGAATTCCTCCCATGAGCATATTTCTTCAATAGCCCTAAAATCTCTGCCTCTTTTTGTCACAT CTGGCATGAATTCAGAGTCACCCCTGAGCCTTGGCCTGTCCACTGAGCCTGGCCTGAGCAGTGGCACAAGCAGAGAGCTTATCTGGGCAGACCTGTCTCACTACTACACCCACCTAACCAACCTCCTTAACATTTCGCTGCGCTCAG ttgGACCGGAGTGTTTGGATGGGTTGGTTTCTCTTTTGGAGGACAGTACTATATCGCTAAGGCTGGTTCATCTACAgactttcttctcctcctttctgCCTTCTTACAAAGAAAGCTGCCTCTCCCTTCAGCTTCCAATTAGTGTAATACAGCAGCCAAACTTCATCCAG AGCAAGCAGGCAAATATTGAAATGTACCCCTGGGCTGCTGCAAAAGCAGGACAATTGTGCATCCAATGGCATCAGCAGTCATtggaaaagacagaaaacaaCCAGAAG caGATATTGTTGTTCTACGCTTTCAACAAAACAACAGATGCTGTTACAGTGGCCGACCTGCAGGTGGGACAGTATGTGGTTTCCTTGTACAG GCTTAATGGAGTCCATGACCAGCTCCACAGGGCTTGCATGAGTCTGAACCGGCCAACTCCTCCCCCACAAACCTCTACAGCCAGCCTTAAGCCAAGACTCAGCGAGACCCCTGACAAAGGAACACACTCTGAACCACAGCAACAGGTTTCCGGAGACACACATGGAAACATCCCACACTTCCTGTGCACATATTTCTTAACACACAATGTCATCACACTTTTGAAAGCTCAGACTTACAGAATTGCACAACAGCAGTTGAGAACAGAATTTGAACAGCAGTGCAGATGTCTTGTGTCTGTGTATCAGGTGCAGTTGGAGGAGAGTTGCTGTTTTGAGATCAGGAACCTGCTGGTGCAACCCCAATGCCAGTCGACTTGCCCCAGTGAG GTACCCTTCGAAGTTAACCTGCAGACACTACAGGATCTGGAGCGCTGTTTCAATCCCTCCAGAGGAGCCACGTTGGAGGAGGAGGCTTTGGTCACATGGATACTGTCCCTCCTCCAACCTATGAAGCAGTAG
- the gcc1 gene encoding GRIP and coiled-coil domain-containing protein 1, producing MEKFGMSFGGGPGKKELLDTIEAQKKQLVQYQTRFKDVVRAYKSLLKEKEALEASLKVLTVSQEVDLGQYSDGPPSDRGVTRAFVEGSCLTSDLVDDHSSLHSEDSLDTAVSAETATSVASGSTKGDLGEEDQSGSGGDVVSGHTAPTSTQRSDETSGSESGISSTSSGGPDQPSHSPAEPDRRLQQLKAQLTTLTSSLATVTQEKSRMEASFQADKRKMKQEMDELQTKMEEMQQQHEAEMTALQEQLAESKARVITQQHEREQEQGDHALMLRELQKLLKEERDRRQDAELKLEDTRETLAETMQAADRGLDFEAKLKEAIQEREEMRRTIRAAELERNKPDPRVEELLCEAEALKIHFQQQLQHEIGKASQADKRLREQAQLDEGRVASLEQRVSELSDLLGAAEKVRQKDQQNIQMLRERILQLDTENKTLAIAASSRVTDSDLNIDEADLDVNDLKEKLERVKKLLKLAGQRRSQDSPLEIDKLGDEEEMVDGEIVQYYKQQLHQVKEEFERYKVRAQVVLKNKNTKDGNQAKELEETREQLAELKEKYINLRIHMDEMVTKHKQDLDEHQQGVSALQLAKKQELERQEAQHRENFLRLEEELHKQRNRTMALLTEKDQELERLRAANYGVSERLVDASVVDGDAQLAEDSAQGENDFISHALNLAGPNEHTLLLLYAEQLARKDAENRDLRKQKHSLEQDLHQLQEKLIANGERHEEEAAELRAQLDKRLRDQGRDGANLEYLKNVIYKYLTLQDTRGRQQTLTAILTILHFSPQEKQAVVKHQAPSWWAAGMR from the exons ATGGAGAAGTTTGGTATGAGCTTTGGGGGTGGTCCCGGTAAAAAAGAACTGCTGGACACCATAGAGGCACAGAAGAAGCAATTGGTGCAGTACCAAACCCGGTTCAAGGATGTGGTCAGGGCCTACAAGAGCCtcttgaaagaaaaggaagctCTTGAGGCCAGTTTGAAGGTCCTTACTGTGTCTCAGGAAGTGGACTTAGGACAGTACAGTGATGGTCCACCCTCAGATCGTGGAGTTACTAGAGCCTTTGTGGAGGGCTCttgtttgacctctgacctagtGGATGACCACAGCTCCCTCCACAGCGAAGACAGCCTGGACACAGCGGTTTCAGCTGAAACGGCCACCAGTGTGGCCAGTGGTAGCACCAAAGGAGACCTAGGGGAAGAGGACCAATCTGGTTCCGGAGGAGATGTTGTATCAGGACACACAGCACCCACATCAACCCAAAGATCAGATGAGACCAGTGGCTCAGAAAGTGGAATCAGTTCCACTAGCAGTGGGGGCCCGGACCAGCCATCACACTCCCCTGCCGAACCAGATCGACGTCTTCAGCAACTGAAGGCCCAGCTCACCACCCTCACCAGCTCGCTGGCCACCGTCACCCAGGAGAAGTCTCGAATGGAAGCCTCCTTCCAGGCAGATAAGCGCAAGATGAAGCAGGAGATGGATGAGCTGcagaccaagatggaggagatgcAACAGCAGCATGAGGCTGAGATGACTGCACTACAG GAGCAACTGGCTGAGAGCAAGGCCCGGGTGATCACCCAGCAGCACGAGCGCGAGCAGGAGCAGGGAGACCATGCTCTAATGCTCCGAGAGCTCCAGAAGCTTCTGAAAGAGGAACGAGACCGCCGCCAGGATGCAGAGCTCAAGCTGGAAGACACCCGCGAGACCCTCGCAGAAACCATGCAGGCCGCGGACCGGGGACTGGATTTTGAGGCCAAGCTGAAGGAAGCGATTCAAGAAAGGGAGGAAATGAGAAGGACCATTCGTGCAGCCGAGTTGGAGAGGAACAAGCCGGACCCACGTGTGGAGGAGCTGCTGTGTGAGGCTGAAGCGCTGAAGATACatttccagcagcagctgcagcatgaGATTGGGAAG GCGTCGCAGGCAGACAAGCGCCTCCGAGAGCAGGCCCAGCTGGATGAGGGGCGCGTAGCCAGTTTGGAACAGCGGGTCTCGGAGCTGTCGGACCTGCTGGGAGCTGCGGAGAAGGTGAGACAGAAGGACCAGCAGAACATCCAGATGCTGCGAGAGCGCATTCTTCAGCTGGACACTGAGAACAAGACCCTGGCCATCGCTGCTTCCAGCAGGGTCACTGACTCTGACCTCAACATTGATGAAGCAGACCTGGATGTGAATGACCTAAAAGAGAAGTTGGAGAGGGTGAAGAAGCTCCTCAAACTGGCAGGACAGAGGAGGTCCcaggacagtcccctggagataGATAAACTTGGAGATGAGGAAGAGATGGTTGATGGTGAGATAGTCCAGTACTATAAGCAGCAGCTGCACCAGGTCAAGGAAGAGTTTGAACGTTACAAAGTTCGAGCTCAGGTGGTGCTGAAGAACAAGAACACCAAAGATGGCAACCAGGCCAAGGAACTGGAAGAGACCCGAGAGCAGTTGGCTGAACTAAAGGAAAAGTACATCAACCTCCGTATCCATATGGACGAGATGGTGACCAAGCACAAACAGGACCTGGATGAGCACCAGCAGGGAGTGAGTGCACTGCAGCTGGCCAAAAAACAAGAGCTGGAGAGACAGGAGGCCCAGCACAGAGAGAACTTCCTCcgtctggaggaggagctgcacAAGCAGCGCAATCGCACCATGGCTCTCCTCACTGAGAAAGACCAAGAGCTTGAGAGGCTTCGAGCTGCAAATTATGGTGTCAGCGAACGGCTGGTAGATGCTTCGGTGGTAGATGGTGATGCACAATTAGCTGAAGACTCAGCTCAgggagaaaatgactttattagCCACGCCCTGAATCTAGCAGGGCCCAACGAgcacacgctgctgctgctgtatgcCGAACAACTTGCAAGGAAGGACGCGGAGAACCGAGATCTCCGCAAACAGAAACACAGCTTGGAGCAAGATCTTCACCAGCTACAGGAGAAGCTGATCGCAAACGGTGAAAGGCATGAGGAGGAGGCAGCAGAGCTCAGGGCCCAGCTGGACAAACGGTTGCGCGACCAGGGCCGCGATGGCGCCAACCTCGAGTACCTGAAGAACGTCATCTACAAGTATCTCACTCTCCAGGACACCAGAGGGCGCCAGCAGACCCTTACTGCTATACTGACTATCCTGCACTTCAGCCCTCAGGAGAAGCAGGCTGTAGTGAAGCACCAGGCCCCGAGCTGGTGGGCAGCCGGGATGAGGTAA